A window of Bacillus toyonensis BCT-7112 genomic DNA:
ACGTGTTAAGTATTCTAAGAAGTACAAAGCCCATGATGAGCAAAACCAAGCGAAACTTGGCGATATCGTTAAAATCATGGAAACTCGCCCGCTTTCTGCTACTAAGCGTTTCCGTTTAGTTGAAATCGTTGAAGAAGCGGTTATTATCTAAATAGACGAATCGGAATTTTTAGTCCGAAGGGAGGTTTCATAACATGATCCAACAAGAATCTCGTTTGAAAGTTGCTGACAACTCTGGTGCACGTGAACTTTTAACAATT
This region includes:
- the rpsQ gene encoding 30S ribosomal protein S17 gives rise to the protein MSERNQRKVYTGRVVSDKMDKTITVLVETYKTHSLYGKRVKYSKKYKAHDEQNQAKLGDIVKIMETRPLSATKRFRLVEIVEEAVII